The Arachis ipaensis cultivar K30076 chromosome B03, Araip1.1, whole genome shotgun sequence region CGATTAACAATATAAGTTCATAATATACACAGAAAAAAGCAAAATGGGAAAAGAAAGAAGGAATTGAAGTTGGTACCTGAATCATTTTTATCATCCATGAAATAACTGTCACACCACAACCTTCCGTGTCACTCAAATTCGGGCAGTTGAAAACATATATTCCTCCATAGAAACCTCTTCCACTGGTACCTCCTATCGGCATAAAGGTACTAGGCAACAACTTTAGATGCTTACAGTACTCCAAGTTCAACTGCCTTAGCTTGGGAAGTTCCTTGATGCAATGAGGTGGTGTAACAAAATTGTTTCCCCCTATGTTTAAACGTCTTAAACAACGTAACTGTCCAATAGCATCAGGGATTTGAACTAGATTACAGAAACTTATGTCAAGATATACCAAAGCTGGGAAACGGGACAAAGTAGGCACCAACAAACCAACTGAATTGGCACGCTTTCTAGAAGACAAAAAGTTGAGAGGCCTTGTAAGAGTTTTGCATATGGAGGTTGTCATATGGCTTTGCACACTTTGACCTGTATTCAACTGCTTGCTTTGTCTTGGTTTCTCTAACAACTGATATTTAAGTAATTTCCAACACCCAGATAGGTTTAAATCATGAAGAGAATTAAGATGAAATATGCTGTTGGGAATACTCACAAGATTTTTACAGTTTTCTAGATTCAAATAAAGAAGCTTTTCCAGAGAACCAATAGATGCATCAAGGTGAACAAGTTTCACACATCCTTTAAGATTTATGTACTCAAGATTTGGGGCCTGAGATAAATTTGGTATCTTTACAAGATTTTTGGAATGACATAGTTCCAGATATGTCAAATTATGGAGATCCTGCAATAAAATAGAAGGCTATTATTATAACTATATTCTAGCTCATTTTAATTAAGTGAACGAAAAGAGAAACAATAAGAAAATTGTCTTGTTTTCTTTCAAATATAATCAAAACATAAATAATACAATGATATCTATCATACCTTTATTCCCTCCCATAGTTCTTTGATGTTGCTATAATGTAGGATTAATGTAACGAGTTTATTTGGCTGAAAGCTTGATGGCAAACATGTAAAAGGATAGTCTTTCCAATCAAGATACCCCAACTCATTAGAGAGAAAATTAGGACATCCTAAGAAATTCACTCCACGGAGGATGAGTAATTTAAGGAGCTTCATTTCTGATAAAGCTTCAACCCTCAGTGTTGTCCTTTCTGACGTCTCTTCTCTATTTTGATGAAATCTTGGCAGAACTATGGCTTCAAGGTTTTTCGCTGCCTGAAACATTAGACCTTTCAAAattatttaaattctaaaaattaagTCAAGAACAATATTCTCAATAACTATTTTACCTTATTTTCCCGCAAGACATCACTTAGATCCTTTTGATTCCATAACCTACTCCACTTTCTTGGCTCTTTGGGCGATTTTTCTCGAACAATACTCCTACCCAGATCTCTCAACAAATCATGCATACAGATCGTATTCCCCTCATTAGTTATGAGTGACTTATCAATGAGAATTCTTAAACCAATATCAGGTTGAAATCCTCGAATACTTAAAATATCTTCTACATACCAATCTTCATGCCCAGCGGGAAAGAAACATGCAATATCAAGAAACATCTCCTTTTCCATCTCCTCAAGTCCATCATAGCTGATTCTAAGCACATCTAGAATGTCTTTTGTTGGTTTTTCTTTCAATCTAACTAATGCACTACTCCACTCAGACACATTTCGCCCAAACAAAAATGAGCCCAACACTCTAATTGCTAACGGGAGTCCATTAGCATATGTTAATGCAGAATTTGTCAAACGTCTGTAATCTTGTGCAACATGATTACATTTGAAAGCTTTTCTACAAAACAATTGCAGAGCATTCTCATCATTTAAGAGTTGAACTTTATAAACTCCATCCACTCCATACTCTCTCAATATATGCTCATCTCTAGAAACTATGATTATTCTACTCCCTCTACCTAGCCTTTCCCGTTTTATAGCCAACTTCTCCAATTGAATCCCCTCATCAACATTATCAAGAACTATCAGAACCTTTCTATGGCGTAACCTAGTTTGAATCAGATTATTATTTGCCAATGAAAGATTGCATATAAGAAAATATTCTTCCTTGAAAGCTTGACAAAGAAGTTGCTTTTGTACACCAAGTGGACCATAATGTCTGTATGTTTCGCTTACATCATCTACAAAACATGGAACATCATATTGATGAGAGATTGCTTCATATAAAATGGTGGCAAGAGTTGACTTTCCTATGCCGCCCATTCCACAAATTCCAACAACTCGAACATCATCCTCTGAGTCCAAAACAAGAAGCTTTTCTAACTCTTGTAGAGGAGAATGCATCCCAACTATATCATCAGATAGATTTGATGATGGTTTGGGACTCACTATGCTTGTTACCATTTTCACAATATTTTCAATCTCAGCAGATTGTGACCTAAAcacatcaataaaaaaaaaaaaaaagagaaaatcacAAAATAATCACTTATGACAACACAAGAAAATATACATATCAATCAACCATAATTATTGAATAAAATCTTTGAAATGTCTTGATTTAGTTTTACGAGTGGTGATCAAATTAGTTCAGAAGAATAGATAGCAAAACATAGAAGGGGTTACTGACTTATCCTTCTTCACATCCCAGCCAGAGAGATTAGCTACTTGTGTTAGAGCCGCCCTCCATCTTCGCACTTGCTCCATCATCTCACCATCATCTTTGAATCTTTGTTCATGTTTCATAAAGGCTTCTTCATAATTTCCACTTTGCTTTCTCACCTCAGATGGACTCACTTCACAGAAAACAGGCAGAACACACTGTCCCGGTATGTTAATGCAGTCAGCTATCTGTGCGAGTTCTCGCAAGCACCATGTGGAAGAAGCATAGTTAATAGAGAAGACAACAATCAGAATCTGTGATCCTTCAATAGCTTCCAGAAGGCCTGATGATATAGGTCCTCCTTTCTCGAGCCTGGTATCATCCCTGAAGGCAAGTATGCCGTGTCTGCGGAGAGCAGCATAAAGATGATCGGTGAAGTTGAAGCGAGTCTCCCCTCTAAAACTCACAAACACATCATATTTCCAATTCTTCTCAACAGACAAGGGGCTTTGGATTCTCATGCAATCCATTGTAAGTGATTAATAAAGATTAGTTTAAtaaagagtatatatatatatagtggcgTCATAGTGATTATTTAGCTGAAAATTCTTGCATTTGGATAGTGTAGCACTGCAGCATGAAAAGAACAAAACACTCTAGTGGGACACAACCTTAATTAACTTCCAATACTTCACGCGCTTCTTTCAATTATTGCTATTATTACCGATAAGAATAATAACAACGCAACTACAAAAATAATTTGAATTGCATTTGTCCCGCTGAAGATTAATCAACTAAAGAGTTTATTTAACAGTAATAATTGCACTAAGCAATTGATTTGTGAATCTAAATATAATTTAAACAAAGACTCTAATGTTTTTTATCATT contains the following coding sequences:
- the LOC107628793 gene encoding TMV resistance protein N isoform X2 — translated: MDCMRIQSPLSVEKNWKYDVFVSFRGETRFNFTDHLYAALRRHGILAFRDDTRLEKGGPISSGLLEAIEGSQILIVVFSINYASSTWCLRELAQIADCINIPGQCVLPVFCEVSPSEVRKQSGNYEEAFMKHEQRFKDDGEMMEQVRRWRAALTQVANLSGWDVKKDKSQSAEIENIVKMVTSIVSPKPSSNLSDDIVGMHSPLQELEKLLVLDSEDDVRVVGICGMGGIGKSTLATILYEAISHQYDVPCFVDDVSETYRHYGPLGVQKQLLCQAFKEEYFLICNLSLANNNLIQTRLRHRKVLIVLDNVDEGIQLEKLAIKRERLGRGSRIIIVSRDEHILREYGVDGVYKVQLLNDENALQLFCRKAFKCNHVAQDYRRLTNSALTYANGLPLAIRVLGSFLFGRNVSEWSSALVRLKEKPTKDILDVLRISYDGLEEMEKEMFLDIACFFPAGHEDWYVEDILSIRGFQPDIGLRILIDKSLITNEGNTICMHDLLRDLGRSIVREKSPKEPRKWSRLWNQKDLSDVLRENKAAKNLEAIVLPRFHQNREETSERTTLRVEALSEMKLLKLLILRGVNFLGCPNFLSNELGYLDWKDYPFTCLPSSFQPNKLVTLILHYSNIKELWEGIKDLHNLTYLELCHSKNLVKIPNLSQAPNLEYINLKGCVKLVHLDASIGSLEKLLYLNLENCKNLVSIPNSIFHLNSLHDLNLSGCWKLLKYQLLEKPRQSKQLNTGQSVQSHMTTSICKTLTRPLNFLSSRKRANSVGLLVPTLSRFPALVYLDISFCNLVQIPDAIGQLRCLRRLNIGGNNFVTPPHCIKELPKLRQLNLEYCKHLKLLPSTFMPIGGTSGRGFYGGIYVFNCPNLSDTEGCGVTVISWMIKMIQELKFQGGSANRTRVIQ
- the LOC107628793 gene encoding TMV resistance protein N isoform X1, which encodes MDCMRIQSPLSVEKNWKYDVFVSFRGETRFNFTDHLYAALRRHGILAFRDDTRLEKGGPISSGLLEAIEGSQILIVVFSINYASSTWCLRELAQIADCINIPGQCVLPVFCEVSPSEVRKQSGNYEEAFMKHEQRFKDDGEMMEQVRRWRAALTQVANLSGWDVKKDKSQSAEIENIVKMVTSIVSPKPSSNLSDDIVGMHSPLQELEKLLVLDSEDDVRVVGICGMGGIGKSTLATILYEAISHQYDVPCFVDDVSETYRHYGPLGVQKQLLCQAFKEEYFLICNLSLANNNLIQTRLRHRKVLIVLDNVDEGIQLEKLAIKRERLGRGSRIIIVSRDEHILREYGVDGVYKVQLLNDENALQLFCRKAFKCNHVAQDYRRLTNSALTYANGLPLAIRVLGSFLFGRNVSEWSSALVRLKEKPTKDILDVLRISYDGLEEMEKEMFLDIACFFPAGHEDWYVEDILSIRGFQPDIGLRILIDKSLITNEGNTICMHDLLRDLGRSIVREKSPKEPRKWSRLWNQKDLSDVLRENKAAKNLEAIVLPRFHQNREETSERTTLRVEALSEMKLLKLLILRGVNFLGCPNFLSNELGYLDWKDYPFTCLPSSFQPNKLVTLILHYSNIKELWEGIKDLHNLTYLELCHSKNLVKIPNLSQAPNLEYINLKGCVKLVHLDASIGSLEKLLYLNLENCKNLVSIPNSIFHLNSLHDLNLSGCWKLLKYQLLEKPRQSKQLNTGQSVQSHMTTSICKTLTRPLNFLSSRKRANSVGLLVPTLSRFPALVYLDISFCNLVQIPDAIGQLRCLRRLNIGGNNFVTPPHCIKELPKLRQLNLEYCKHLKLLPSTFMPIGGTSGRGFYGGIYVFNCPNLSDTEGCGVTVISWMIKMIQVNLQCSFSTCIIDAVVPGTKIPRWFSKQNTGDSVSLDPSPIVDDNNWIGIACCVTFVVHDTPTQLLEEAIYPPALISCGFRRKGYGGIYRYVPIRLKKDLITTELDHMLLIFVSREAFINENTSNAKEGTSDLRGIVLDSMGNYPEVEVKRCGYRWVFKEDLEQFNPTMMFSANSSAQSPNHKFLAIEDHQ